From Pleuronectes platessa chromosome 17, fPlePla1.1, whole genome shotgun sequence, one genomic window encodes:
- the ccn2a gene encoding CCN family member 2a isoform X2, with product MSTGMEKMILLPFLCIMLSHLAAGQECSGQCLCPSTPPQCAPGVSLVLDGCGCCRVCAKQMGELCTEKDVCDPHKGLDCDFGAPINRRIGVCTAREGATCVFGGMIYKSGETFQSSCKYQCTCLDGAVGCVPLCAMDIRLPSPDCPMPRRVKVPGKCCEEWECDSPYRHSFMGSVLPAYREEETYGPDPSLMRENCLVQTTEWSACSKTCGLGISTRVTNDNRDCRLEKQTRLCMVRPCESQLEQSIRKGKKCIRTPRLSKPMKFEISGCTTTKSYRPKFCGVCLDGRCCTPHRTTTLPMEFKCPDGQVMKKHMMFIKSCACHHNCPGENDIFESMYYKKMMGDMA from the exons ATGTCCACTGGAATGGAGAAAATGATTTTGCTGCCTTTCCTGTGCATCATGCTCTCGCACCTG GCTGCAGGTCAGGAGTGCAGCGGCCAGTGCTTGTGCCCCTCGACTCCCCCTCAGTGCGCCCCTGGAGTGAGCCTGGTGCTGGAcggctgcggctgctgcagggtgtgcgccaaacAGATGGGGGAGCTGTGCACAGAGAAAGACGTCTGTGACCCCCACAAGGGGCTCGACTGCGACTTCGGAGCCCCCATCAACAGGCGCATAGGAGTCTGCACAG CTCGAGAGGGCGCCACCTGTGTGTTCGGAGGAATGATTTACAAGAGCGGAGAGACTTTCCAGAGCAGCTGCAAGTACCAGTGTACCTGTCTGGATGGAGCGGTCGGCTGCGTTCCTCTGTGCGCCATGGACATCCGACTGCCCAGCCCTGACTGCCCCATGCCCAGACGGGTGAAGGTGCCAGGGAAGTGCTGCGAGGAGTGGGAGTGCGATTCTCCCTACAGACACAGTTTCATGGGCTCCGTTTTACCTG cctacagagaggaggagacctaCGGCCCAGATCCCTCCTTGATGAGGGAGAACTGCCTGGTTCAGACTACTGAATGGAGCGCCTGCTCTAAGACCTGCGGCCTTGGCATCTCCACCAGGGTCACCAACGACAACCGCGATTGCCGCCTCGAGAAGCAGACCCGGCTGTGCATGGTGCGACCCTGCGAGTCCCAGCTGGAGCAGAGCATCAGG AAAGGGAAAAAATGCATCCGCACTCCCAGACTCTCCAAGCCCATGAAGTTCGAGATCTCCGGCTGCACCACCACCAAGTCCTACAGGCCCAAGTTCTGCGGTGTGTGCCTTGACGGCCGCTGCTGCACCCCCCACAGGACCACCACCCTGCCCATGGAGTTCAAATGCCCCGATGGTCAGGTCATGAAGAAGCACATGATGTTCATCAAGTCCTGCGCCTGCCACCACAACTGCCCCGGGGAGAACGACATCTTCGAGTCCATGTATTACAAGAAGATGATGGGAGACATGGCCTGA
- the ccn2a gene encoding CCN family member 2a isoform X1 encodes MSTGMEKMILLPFLCIMLSHLAAGQECSGQCLCPSTPPQCAPGVSLVLDGCGCCRVCAKQMGELCTEKDVCDPHKGLDCDFGAPINRRIGVCTAREGATCVFGGMIYKSGETFQSSCKYQCTCLDGAVGCVPLCAMDIRLPSPDCPMPRRVKVPGKCCEEWECDSPYRHSFMGSVLPGELVFTQQCICICAEMSFSQDGLSNPVFAPVPTAYREEETYGPDPSLMRENCLVQTTEWSACSKTCGLGISTRVTNDNRDCRLEKQTRLCMVRPCESQLEQSIRKGKKCIRTPRLSKPMKFEISGCTTTKSYRPKFCGVCLDGRCCTPHRTTTLPMEFKCPDGQVMKKHMMFIKSCACHHNCPGENDIFESMYYKKMMGDMA; translated from the exons ATGTCCACTGGAATGGAGAAAATGATTTTGCTGCCTTTCCTGTGCATCATGCTCTCGCACCTG GCTGCAGGTCAGGAGTGCAGCGGCCAGTGCTTGTGCCCCTCGACTCCCCCTCAGTGCGCCCCTGGAGTGAGCCTGGTGCTGGAcggctgcggctgctgcagggtgtgcgccaaacAGATGGGGGAGCTGTGCACAGAGAAAGACGTCTGTGACCCCCACAAGGGGCTCGACTGCGACTTCGGAGCCCCCATCAACAGGCGCATAGGAGTCTGCACAG CTCGAGAGGGCGCCACCTGTGTGTTCGGAGGAATGATTTACAAGAGCGGAGAGACTTTCCAGAGCAGCTGCAAGTACCAGTGTACCTGTCTGGATGGAGCGGTCGGCTGCGTTCCTCTGTGCGCCATGGACATCCGACTGCCCAGCCCTGACTGCCCCATGCCCAGACGGGTGAAGGTGCCAGGGAAGTGCTGCGAGGAGTGGGAGTGCGATTCTCCCTACAGACACAGTTTCATGGGCTCCGTTTTACCTGGTGAGTTAGTCTTCACACAGcagtgtatttgtatttgtgctgAAATGAGCTTTAGTCAGGATGGTCTTTCTAATCCCGTGTTTGCTCCTGTGCCCAcagcctacagagaggaggagacctaCGGCCCAGATCCCTCCTTGATGAGGGAGAACTGCCTGGTTCAGACTACTGAATGGAGCGCCTGCTCTAAGACCTGCGGCCTTGGCATCTCCACCAGGGTCACCAACGACAACCGCGATTGCCGCCTCGAGAAGCAGACCCGGCTGTGCATGGTGCGACCCTGCGAGTCCCAGCTGGAGCAGAGCATCAGG AAAGGGAAAAAATGCATCCGCACTCCCAGACTCTCCAAGCCCATGAAGTTCGAGATCTCCGGCTGCACCACCACCAAGTCCTACAGGCCCAAGTTCTGCGGTGTGTGCCTTGACGGCCGCTGCTGCACCCCCCACAGGACCACCACCCTGCCCATGGAGTTCAAATGCCCCGATGGTCAGGTCATGAAGAAGCACATGATGTTCATCAAGTCCTGCGCCTGCCACCACAACTGCCCCGGGGAGAACGACATCTTCGAGTCCATGTATTACAAGAAGATGATGGGAGACATGGCCTGA
- the LOC128460358 gene encoding histone-lysine N-methyltransferase, H3 lysine-79 specific-like, giving the protein MQKPDVVTALNAELLTAYRRILALKEEVWQLKNQLQDSDVIKMVLEKEKEKEEKEKEKEKEQEKEKEKEKEKEQEKEKEKEKEQEKEKEKEKEKEKEKEKEKEKETQALKEKVEQQENQLKEKDCVIKKEVKKRRARLRAYLDCLAELTVSQAKNKMMEASLLQEPPQEEKEKEKEKEKEKEKEKEKEKEKEKEKEKEKEKEKEKEKEKEKEKEIQALKEQVDQLHLQLKDKDCVIKKEVKKRRARLRAYLDCLAELTVCQAKNEMMEASWHQEPATTRSSEVEVKKEMENEKVLASRPKGDETAAGDNTNYGTELQKGGG; this is encoded by the coding sequence atgcAGAAACCAGACGTTGTGACGGCCCTCAATgccgaactcctcacagcctacaggaggattctggctcttaaggaggaggtgtggcagctgaaaaaccagcttcaagacagtgatgtcataaagatggttttggagaaggagaaggagaaggaggagaaggagaaggagaaggagaaggagcaggagaaagagaaagagaaagagaaggagaaggagcaggagaaagagaaagagaaagagaaggagcaggagaaggagaaggagaaggagaaggagaaggagaaggagaaggagaaggagaaggagaaggagacccaggccttgaaggagaaggtggagcagcaggaaaaccagctgaaagaaaaagattgtgtcataaagaaggaggtgaagaaacggcgcgctcgcctcagggcctaccttgactgccttgctgagctgaCTGTCTCTCAGGCCAAGAATAAGAtgatggaagcaagtctgctccaggagccaccccaggaggagaaggagaaggagaaggagaaggagaaggagaaggagaaagagaaggagaaggagaaggagaaagagaaggagaaggagaaggagaaggagaaagagaaggagaaggagaaggagaaggagaaggagaaggagatccaggccTTGAAGGAGCAGGTTGATCAACTGCACcttcagctgaaagacaaagactgtgtcataaagaaggaggtgaagaaacggcgtgctcgcctcagggcatatcttgactgccttgctgagctgaCTGTCTGTCAGGCCAAGAATGAGATGATGGAAGCAAGTTGGCACCAGGAGCCTGCGACAAcaaggagcagtgaggtggaggtcaagaaggagatggagaacgagaaggtgctcgCTTCAAGGCCtaaaggagacgaaactgcagcaggagacaacaccaactatgggactgagctgcagaaaggaggaggctga